The Helianthus annuus cultivar XRQ/B unplaced genomic scaffold, HanXRQr2.0-SUNRISE HanXRQChr00c248, whole genome shotgun sequence genome segment AGCCATATAATATGCACAGATGGATTCCACATTTCCACATTCTAAACAATAACATATGAAACTCCACGTTTCCACTTATAATGTGATGCATTATACATCGAGATACACCCTACTAAACAACTCATAATATTAAGACTTAAAGAAAACAAGAAGCAAGATACCTGTAAGAACAAAAACGTGATCTCTGCCACCAGAACGTTTCCAAGCCTCGCTCCCTTTCACAAAGTCCAAAACCTCCCTTTGTCTAGCATAATCCTCATTTCCCACTTTCTTCCTAAAAACCCCTTTGGCAGTACCAAGCTGCAATTCAGCACTCAAGGTCGCAAAAAAAGGCACAAAGACAACATCAGCCTCTTCAGGAGAAAAAACCCGCTTCGCAAAAGACCCACTTCTTAACTCTGGCGGGGTTACCAGATCACCCAAAATCCAGTACTCAGCACTGTATTGTTTAATCAATGGACTCTCAGGATAAATGGGAACTTTTTTATTATTCCACGAACTGGTCGATCTGATTTCGTTGTCTATATCGCTGCCCAGTCTTGAATCATGAGATAGAGACCAGTATTTGTCTAGAAGTCCGTAGTTGAGTGATCTGGGTAGATTTGAAACGTATACGTTGATTGAATCACGGTTGGTGTTTTTGTTGGGTAAGTCGGTGGGAGGGTTAGACATGAGACATGATAACGGTGAAATGGATTTGGAAGTGTGATTAGATGATAGCAAAAATATGGAGAGTAAAAGGGCAAAGAGAATAGAGAACGATAGAAACAAAGTAGAAATTGAGCATGTGGAAGCTTTGCTACTGTATTTAAGGGCCATGCTGTTCACTTGTTCTTAGCTCCAACACTATGGGCATACGAGACATACTTCACTCATATTTGGCCAAGCATAACTCCTATAAGAGTACTCAATCCTGCAACataaaaaacaacaaaaagatAAAAGTACGAATTTTAATTTCAATAGTGATGAACATTAGAAGTAATCATGAAGGTCACTATCTTTCTTTGTTTTCCCTTATTTGAATCTACTCAAAACCAAAATATTAGCTGCATAAATATCTATGTTGTCAACCTAGGCCCTCAAATGAGGCGAGGTGCAGAGAAAACGCCTTGCTGCCATCCAGGCGCTCCAGCGACCTCAGACGGGATTCCCCCAAGATTCCGGTGAAATTCCGTCCTATTTCTATTCCTGTAATCTCCGGCAAACTGGTCTAAACATCCAAAAATGGCCCGGAAGGCCTGAACCAGCCTAAACTAGCCCTAAATAAAGCTTAGAACATGTCTAAAACCCCAAAAAATGGTATGCTTATGCTAAGCGCCTTGTTTATCTCAGGCCCTTGCTTGCCCAAGGCTCACCGtttgcgccttgagtgcgcctacgACACATACGTGAACAAAGAGCTAAACAAAAGTGAATATAGTAAGTTTTGGCAAAAACCTCCAAAGTGCACAAAGAAGATCTCTCCATTAACAAGGATGCATTTCATAATCAATATCCACAATTAACAAACAGAATGATGGAGTTCATCTTCAACCAACAATCACAAAACAGAAAAACAAGATCTAACTGTAACAATTTAAACCATAAATATACCAGATTCAAACACAAACGCACTCGGTAACAGAATTCGTGACTTTTGGTGCATCACTATGAATCAACAAAGTTCGGGAGATTAAATATTGATGAATTGAACAACAAGATGACATGGAAAAGTGAAAAAGAAAGCTAACCAGAAGCATGGAGGTCACGTGAGATGAGATCGGAAGAGAAGGTGGTTCGTTTTGAGGTGAGATCCAGAGTTAGGGTTTTAGGGGGTCGCCGGACGGATCTACGGCGTAATTGAGGAGGCAAGATCGAGAAAGAAGAGAGTGGGGAGCCGGGAAGGGggattggttttgtttttttcttatttttttattcaaattttgagtaaattacgtttttgtcccTTGTTTTGTCAAAACAAGCCGGGTTGAGCAAAGTTCGGTTTGGTTTAGGGTAAGCCGGGGTTGGGGGGGACCCTTACCCGCTCGGTTACATGGTCGCCGGTCCAGCGGGTGGTGCACGGGTAGGCGGTGGTTGTCG includes the following:
- the LOC110878618 gene encoding probable arabinosyltransferase ARAD1 yields the protein MALKYSSKASTCSISTLFLSFSILFALLLSIFLLSSNHTSKSISPLSCLMSNPPTDLPNKNTNRDSINVYVSNLPRSLNYGLLDKYWSLSHDSRLGSDIDNEIRSTSSWNNKKVPIYPESPLIKQYSAEYWILGDLVTPPELRSGSFAKRVFSPEEADVVFVPFFATLSAELQLGTAKGVFRKKVGNEDYARQREVLDFVKGSEAWKRSGGRDHVFVLTGILLLVFFKS